In Pseudomonas alcaliphila JAB1, a single window of DNA contains:
- the nusB gene encoding transcription antitermination factor NusB: MSNSGNGQPAKKGPSGKILARREARTLAMQALYSWHIAGQPLNEIEAQFRVDNDFSKVDGAYFHEILHGVPRQKTELDETFTPLLDRPLEEIDPVELAILRLSTYELKNRVDVPYKVVINEGIELAKVFGATDGHKFVNGILDKLAPKLRAAEVNANKR; this comes from the coding sequence GTGAGCAACTCCGGTAACGGCCAGCCGGCCAAGAAGGGCCCTAGCGGCAAGATCCTCGCGCGCCGCGAAGCCCGTACCCTGGCCATGCAGGCCCTGTACTCCTGGCATATCGCCGGCCAGCCGCTGAACGAGATCGAAGCGCAGTTCCGCGTCGACAACGATTTCAGCAAGGTCGATGGCGCCTACTTCCACGAAATCCTGCACGGCGTGCCGCGGCAGAAGACCGAGCTGGACGAGACCTTCACGCCCCTGCTTGATCGCCCGCTGGAAGAGATCGATCCGGTCGAGCTGGCCATCCTGCGCCTGTCCACCTACGAGCTGAAGAACCGCGTCGACGTCCCCTACAAGGTGGTGATCAACGAAGGTATCGAGCTGGCCAAGGTGTTCGGTGCCACCGACGGGCACAAGTTCGTCAACGGCATTCTCGACAAGCTCGCGCCCAAGCTGCGTGCCGCCGAAGTCAACGCCAACAAACGGTGA
- the ribE gene encoding 6,7-dimethyl-8-ribityllumazine synthase → MTLKTIEGTFIAPKGKYALVVGRFNSFVVESLVSGAIDALVRHGVSESDITIIRAPGAFEIPLVTQKVAQRGEYAAIIALGAVIRGGTPHFEYVAGECTKGLAQVSMEYGVPVAFGVLTVDSIEQAIERSGTKAGNKGAEAALSALEMVSLLAQLEAK, encoded by the coding sequence ATGACCCTGAAGACCATCGAAGGTACCTTCATCGCCCCGAAGGGCAAATACGCCCTGGTGGTAGGCCGTTTCAACAGCTTCGTCGTCGAGAGCCTGGTCAGCGGCGCTATCGACGCCCTGGTTCGCCACGGCGTGAGCGAGAGCGACATCACCATCATCCGTGCGCCGGGTGCTTTCGAGATTCCGCTGGTTACCCAGAAGGTCGCTCAGCGTGGCGAGTACGCGGCGATCATCGCCCTGGGCGCGGTCATCCGTGGCGGCACCCCGCACTTCGAATACGTGGCAGGCGAGTGCACCAAGGGCCTGGCCCAGGTTTCCATGGAATACGGCGTGCCGGTCGCGTTCGGCGTGCTGACCGTCGACTCCATCGAGCAAGCCATCGAGCGTTCCGGCACCAAGGCGGGTAACAAGGGTGCCGAAGCTGCGCTGTCTGCCCTGGAAATGGTCAGCCTGCTGGCGCAGTTGGAGGCCAAGTGA
- the thiL gene encoding thiamine-phosphate kinase, which produces MNEFELIRRYFAAARCAQGGDGVVLGIGDDCALLALPAGEQLAVSTDTLVAGVHFPESCDAFLLGQRALAVSASDLAAMGATPLAFTLALTLPSANEAWLAEFARGLQTMAQNCSLALVGGDTTRGPLSLTLTVFGRVPSGQALLRSGAQVGDLLCVGGELGDAAGALPLVLGQREVAADISEALLARYWSPQPQLALGQALRGRATAALDISDGLLADCGHIAKASQVALKIELEQVPLSAALRAFAGEQQARICALGGGDDYRLAFTLPPALLADLQADWPEIRVIGRVQAGTGVELLDAAGQPIEPPRGGYQHF; this is translated from the coding sequence GTGAATGAGTTCGAGCTGATCCGTCGCTACTTCGCCGCCGCCCGTTGTGCTCAGGGCGGCGACGGCGTGGTTCTCGGCATTGGTGATGACTGCGCGCTACTGGCGTTGCCCGCCGGTGAACAGCTGGCGGTTTCCACCGACACCTTGGTCGCCGGGGTGCATTTCCCTGAATCCTGCGATGCCTTTCTCCTCGGTCAGCGCGCGCTGGCCGTTTCCGCCAGTGATCTGGCCGCTATGGGCGCTACGCCGCTGGCCTTTACCCTCGCTCTGACCCTGCCGAGCGCCAATGAAGCCTGGCTGGCCGAGTTCGCTCGTGGCCTGCAAACGATGGCGCAGAACTGTTCACTGGCGCTGGTCGGTGGCGACACCACGCGGGGTCCGCTGAGCCTGACGCTCACCGTGTTCGGCCGAGTGCCGAGCGGGCAGGCGCTGCTGCGTAGCGGCGCGCAGGTGGGTGATCTGCTTTGCGTCGGCGGCGAGCTGGGCGATGCCGCGGGCGCGCTGCCGCTGGTGCTGGGGCAGCGCGAGGTGGCGGCGGACATCAGCGAAGCCTTGCTGGCGCGCTACTGGTCGCCGCAACCGCAATTGGCTTTGGGGCAAGCGCTGCGTGGCCGCGCCACGGCCGCGCTGGATATTTCCGACGGCCTGTTGGCCGACTGCGGGCATATCGCCAAGGCTTCACAGGTCGCCCTTAAGATCGAGCTGGAGCAGGTGCCGCTGTCTGCAGCGCTGCGCGCCTTCGCCGGCGAGCAGCAGGCGCGGATCTGCGCGCTGGGCGGTGGCGACGACTACCGACTGGCCTTTACCCTACCGCCAGCCCTGCTCGCCGACCTGCAGGCCGATTGGCCCGAAATACGGGTGATTGGCCGTGTGCAGGCCGGTACTGGGGTAGAGTTGCTGGACGCCGCCGGCCAGCCCATCGAGCCGCCGCGTGGCGGCTACCAACATTTCTGA
- a CDS encoding phosphatidylglycerophosphatase A, which yields MTDHPNQVPAEYVPPSVWRNPWHFIAFGFGSGTLPKAPGTWGSLVALPFVPLWQMLPDWGYWLMLGVTMLFGFWLCGKVADDLRVHDHEGIVWDEMVGMWITLWLVPEGWVWLLLGFLMFRLFDIVKPWPIRWIDRHVHGGVGIMLDDVIAGVFAWLAMQGLVWGWANYGAGLGF from the coding sequence GTGACCGATCACCCCAACCAGGTTCCCGCCGAATACGTACCGCCCTCGGTGTGGCGCAATCCCTGGCACTTCATCGCCTTCGGCTTCGGCTCCGGCACCCTGCCCAAGGCGCCCGGCACCTGGGGCTCGCTGGTGGCGCTGCCGTTCGTGCCGCTATGGCAGATGTTGCCGGACTGGGGCTACTGGCTGATGCTCGGCGTGACCATGCTGTTCGGCTTCTGGCTGTGCGGCAAGGTGGCCGATGACCTGCGCGTGCACGATCACGAAGGCATCGTCTGGGACGAGATGGTCGGCATGTGGATCACCCTGTGGCTGGTGCCCGAGGGGTGGGTCTGGTTGCTGCTAGGCTTTCTCATGTTTCGCCTGTTCGACATCGTCAAACCCTGGCCGATTCGCTGGATCGACCGCCACGTACATGGCGGCGTCGGCATCATGCTCGATGATGTCATTGCCGGGGTCTTTGCCTGGTTGGCGATGCAGGGATTGGTCTGGGGCTGGGCCAACTATGGAGCCGGGCTGGGTTTCTAA